Proteins encoded together in one Helicobacter pylori window:
- a CDS encoding homoserine kinase: MVVSVPATSANLGPGFDCLGLSLNLRNRFFIEPSSFHAVKLVGEGEGIPKFLTNNIFTKVFYEILKKHGNDGSFKFLLHNKVPITRGMGSSSAMIVGAVASAFAFLGFPFDRENIVNAALIYENHPDNITPAVFGGYNAAFVEKKKVISLKTKIPSFLKAVMVIPNRAISTKQSRHLLPKRYSVQESVFNLSHASLMTMAIAQGKWDLLRCCSKDRMHQYKRMQTYPVLFAIQKLALENNALMSTLSGSGSSFFNMCYEEDAPKLKQVLSKKFPKFRVAVLDFDNDGVLIEKD, from the coding sequence TTGGTAGTGAGTGTTCCTGCAACGAGTGCGAATTTAGGCCCCGGTTTTGATTGCTTGGGTTTGAGTTTGAATTTACGCAATCGTTTTTTTATTGAGCCTAGCAGTTTTCATGCGGTGAAATTGGTTGGGGAGGGTGAGGGGATTCCTAAATTTTTAACCAACAATATTTTCACTAAAGTGTTTTATGAGATTTTAAAAAAGCATGGGAATGACGGATCGTTTAAATTTTTATTGCATAATAAAGTCCCTATTACAAGGGGCATGGGGTCTAGCTCGGCAATGATTGTGGGGGCGGTCGCTTCAGCGTTTGCGTTTTTAGGGTTTCCTTTTGATAGAGAAAACATTGTCAATGCCGCTTTAATTTATGAAAACCACCCGGATAATATCACCCCGGCGGTGTTTGGGGGGTATAATGCGGCGTTTGTGGAAAAAAAGAAAGTGATAAGTTTAAAAACCAAAATCCCTTCTTTTTTAAAAGCGGTGATGGTGATCCCTAATAGGGCCATTTCTACCAAGCAATCGCGCCACCTCTTGCCCAAGCGTTACAGCGTGCAAGAAAGCGTGTTTAACCTTTCGCATGCGAGTTTGATGACGATGGCGATTGCACAAGGGAAATGGGATTTGTTGCGTTGTTGTTCTAAAGACAGGATGCACCAGTATAAGCGCATGCAAACTTATCCCGTGTTGTTTGCGATCCAAAAGCTCGCTTTAGAAAATAACGCCTTAATGAGCACGCTTTCAGGGAGCGGTTCGTCGTTTTTTAACATGTGTTATGAAGAAGACGCCCCTAAATTAAAGCAGGTTTTGAGCAAGAAATTCCCTAAATTTAGGGTAGCGGTTTTAGATTTTGACAATGATGGAGTTCTTATTGAGAAAGACTGA
- the rpsO gene encoding 30S ribosomal protein S15, translated as MALNLEKKQEIIKAFATKENDTGSCEVQVALLNERIRLLTEHLKANPKDHSSRLGLLKLVAQRRNLLKYIKRTNHARYVVLIEKLGIKDR; from the coding sequence ATGGCTTTGAATCTGGAGAAAAAACAAGAAATCATTAAGGCGTTTGCCACTAAGGAAAACGATACGGGTTCTTGTGAAGTGCAAGTGGCGTTGTTGAATGAAAGGATCAGGCTTTTAACCGAGCATTTAAAGGCTAACCCCAAAGATCATTCCAGTCGTTTAGGGCTTTTAAAATTAGTCGCTCAAAGACGCAACTTGTTGAAATACATCAAACGCACCAATCATGCACGTTATGTGGTTTTGATTGAAAAGTTAGGCATTAAAGACAGATAA
- the flhA gene encoding flagellar biosynthesis protein FlhA, which translates to MANERSKLAFKKTFPVFKRFLQSKDLALVVFVIAILAIIIVPLPPFVLDFLLTISIALSVLIILIGLYIDKPTDFSAFPTLLLIVTLYRLALNVATTRMILTQGYKGPSAVSDIITAFGEFSVSGNYVIGAIIFSILVLVNLLVVTNGSTRVTEVRARFALDAMPGKQMAIDADLNSGLIDDKEAKKRRAALSQEADFYGAMDGASKFVKGDAIASIIITLINIIGGFLVGVFQRDMSLSFSASTFTILTIGDGLVGQIPALIIATATGIVATRTTQNEEEDFASKLITQLTNKSKTLVIVGAILLLFATIPGLPTFSLAFVGTLFLFIAWLISREGKDGLLTKLENYLSQKFGLDLSEKPHSSKIKPHTPTTRAKTQEELKREEEQAIDEVLKIEFLELALGYQLISLADMKQGGDLLERIRGIRKKIASDYGFLMPQIRIRDNLQLPPTHYEIKLKGIVIGEGMVMPDKFLAMNTGFVNKEIEGIPTKEPAFGMDALWIETKNKEEAIIQGYTIIDPSTVIATHTSELVKKYAEDFITKDEVKSLLERLAKDYPTIVEESKKIPTGAIRSVLQALLHEKIPIKDMLTILETITDIAPLVQNDVNILTEQVRARLSRVITNAFKSEDGRLKFLTFSTDSEQFLLNKLRENGTSKSLLLNVGELQKLIEVVSEEAMKVLQKGIAPVILIVEPNLRKALSNQMEQARIDVIVLSHAELDPNSNFEALGTIHINF; encoded by the coding sequence ATGGCAAACGAACGCTCCAAATTAGCTTTTAAAAAGACTTTCCCTGTTTTTAAACGCTTCTTGCAATCCAAAGACTTAGCCCTTGTGGTCTTTGTGATCGCTATTTTGGCGATCATTATCGTGCCGTTACCGCCTTTTGTGTTGGATTTTTTACTCACGATTTCTATCGCGCTATCGGTGTTGATTATTTTAATCGGGCTTTATATTGACAAGCCGACTGATTTTAGCGCTTTCCCCACTCTATTACTCATTGTAACCTTATACCGCTTGGCTTTAAATGTCGCCACCACTAGAATGATTTTAACCCAAGGCTATAAAGGGCCTAGCGCGGTGAGCGATATTATCACAGCGTTTGGGGAATTTAGCGTGAGCGGGAATTATGTGATTGGGGCGATTATCTTTAGTATTTTAGTGCTAGTGAATTTATTAGTGGTTACTAATGGCTCTACTAGGGTTACTGAAGTGAGGGCGCGATTTGCCCTAGACGCTATGCCAGGAAAGCAAATGGCGATTGATGCGGATTTAAACTCAGGGCTTATTGATGATAAGGAAGCCAAAAAACGGCGCGCCGCTCTAAGCCAAGAAGCGGATTTTTATGGCGCGATGGATGGCGCGTCTAAATTCGTCAAAGGCGATGCGATTGCTTCTATCATTATCACGCTTATTAATATCATTGGAGGGTTTTTAGTGGGCGTGTTTCAAAGGGATATGAGCTTGAGCTTTAGCGCTAGCACTTTCACTATCTTAACCATTGGCGATGGGCTTGTGGGGCAAATCCCTGCTTTAATCATTGCGACAGCGACCGGTATTGTCGCCACTCGCACCACGCAAAACGAAGAAGAGGACTTCGCTTCCAAACTCATCACACAGCTCACCAATAAAAGCAAAACTTTAGTGATTGTGGGGGCGATTTTATTGCTTTTTGCCACCATTCCTGGACTCCCTACCTTTTCTTTAGCGTTTGTAGGGACACTCTTTTTATTCATCGCATGGCTGATTAGCAGGGAGGGAAAGGACGGATTACTCACTAAATTAGAAAATTATTTGAGTCAAAAATTCGGCTTGGATTTGAGCGAAAAACCCCACAGCTCCAAAATCAAACCCCACACCCCAACCACAAGGGCTAAAACCCAAGAAGAGCTTAAAAGAGAAGAAGAGCAAGCGATTGATGAAGTGTTAAAAATTGAATTTTTAGAATTGGCTTTAGGCTATCAGCTCATCAGCTTAGCGGACATGAAACAAGGGGGCGATTTGTTAGAAAGGATTAGGGGTATTAGAAAAAAGATAGCGAGCGATTATGGCTTTTTGATGCCGCAAATTAGGATCAGAGATAATTTGCAGCTCCCCCCAACGCATTATGAAATCAAGCTTAAGGGCATTGTGATTGGTGAGGGCATGGTGATGCCAGATAAGTTTTTAGCCATGAATACCGGTTTTGTGAATAAAGAAATTGAAGGCATTCCTACTAAAGAGCCGGCTTTTGGAATGGACGCTTTATGGATTGAAACTAAAAATAAAGAAGAAGCCATTATTCAAGGCTATACCATTATTGATCCAAGCACCGTTATTGCGACACACACCAGCGAATTAGTGAAAAAATACGCTGAAGATTTTATCACCAAAGATGAAGTGAAATCCCTTTTAGAGCGCTTGGCCAAAGACTATCCTACGATTGTAGAAGAGAGTAAAAAGATCCCCACCGGTGCGATCCGATCGGTCTTGCAAGCCTTGTTGCATGAAAAAATCCCCATTAAAGACATGCTCACTATTTTAGAAACGATTACCGATATTGCCCCATTGGTTCAAAACGATGTGAATATCTTAACCGAACAAGTGAGGGCGAGGCTTTCTAGGGTGATCACTAACGCTTTTAAATCTGAAGACGGGCGTTTGAAATTTTTAACCTTTTCTACCGATAGCGAACAATTTTTGCTCAATAAATTGCGAGAAAATGGCACTTCTAAGAGTCTGCTACTCAATGTGGGCGAATTGCAAAAACTCATTGAAGTGGTTTCTGAAGAGGCTATGAAAGTCTTGCAAAAAGGGATCGCTCCGGTGATTTTGATCGTAGAGCCTAATTTAAGAAAAGCCCTTTCCAATCAAATGGAGCAGGCCAGGATTGATGTGATTGTGCTAAGCCATGCCGAATTAGATCCTAACTCTAATTTTGAAGCCTTAGGCACGATCCATATTAACTTTTAA
- the acs gene encoding acetate--CoA ligase, whose translation MQLDDDLEFAKKIFNPNRAFAKQARIKNMCEYKDLVHEANEDYEHFWGELAKQKLTWFKPFDKVLNSDNAPFFKWFENGKINVSYNCIDRHLKDKKNKVAIIFEGEMGDYNVITYRKLHSEVNKTANLLKNEFNVKKGDRVIIYMPMIVESVYMMLACTRIGAIHSIVFAGFSPEALRDRINDTQAKLVITADGTFRKGKPYMLKPALDKALENNACPSVEKALIVIRNAKEIDYVRGRDFVYNEMVNYQSDKCEPEMMDSEDPLFLLYTSGSTGKPKGVQHSSAGYLLWAQMTMEWVFDIRDNDNFWCTADIGWITGHTYVVYGPLACGATTLILEGTMSYPDYGRWWRMIEEYRVDKFYTSPTAIRMLHAKGENEPSKYNLESLKVLGTVGEPINPTAWKWFYEKIGNSKCSIVDTWWQTETGGHIISPLPGATPIKASCATLPLPGIHAEVLNEDGTKTKPGEQGFLCITKPWPSMIRNIWGDGKRYIDSYFSQIKLNGEYVYLSGDGAIVDENGYITIIGRTDDIVNVSGHRIGTAEVESAISKHEMVVECAVVGIPDAIKGEGLFAFVVLCDGAKCNLGESLELLKEMNHILSVEIGKIAKLDNVMYVPGLPKTRSGKIMRRLLKSIAKKEPITQDLSTLEDVNVVKEIMSIAQMEE comes from the coding sequence ATGCAATTAGACGATGATTTAGAATTCGCTAAAAAAATCTTTAACCCTAACAGAGCGTTTGCCAAGCAAGCCAGGATTAAAAACATGTGCGAATATAAAGATTTAGTGCATGAAGCCAATGAAGATTATGAACATTTTTGGGGCGAGTTAGCCAAGCAAAAACTCACATGGTTTAAACCTTTTGATAAGGTTTTAAACAGCGATAACGCCCCTTTTTTCAAATGGTTTGAAAACGGCAAAATCAATGTTTCTTACAATTGCATAGACAGGCATTTAAAAGACAAAAAAAATAAAGTGGCGATCATTTTTGAAGGGGAAATGGGGGATTATAATGTCATCACTTACAGAAAACTCCACTCTGAAGTCAATAAAACAGCCAACCTTTTAAAAAACGAATTCAATGTCAAAAAAGGCGACAGAGTCATTATCTATATGCCCATGATTGTAGAAAGCGTTTATATGATGCTCGCATGCACTAGGATTGGAGCGATCCATAGCATCGTTTTTGCTGGGTTTAGCCCTGAAGCCTTAAGGGATAGGATCAACGACACTCAAGCCAAATTAGTTATCACAGCGGATGGGACTTTTAGAAAAGGCAAACCTTACATGCTCAAGCCAGCCCTTGACAAGGCTCTAGAAAATAACGCCTGCCCTAGCGTGGAAAAAGCGCTCATTGTGATACGAAACGCCAAAGAGATTGACTATGTGAGAGGGCGCGATTTTGTCTATAATGAAATGGTCAATTACCAATCCGATAAATGCGAACCTGAAATGATGGACTCTGAAGATCCTTTATTCTTGCTCTATACAAGCGGATCAACCGGAAAGCCTAAAGGCGTTCAACACAGCAGTGCGGGGTATTTGTTATGGGCGCAAATGACGATGGAGTGGGTTTTTGATATTAGAGATAACGATAATTTTTGGTGCACCGCCGATATTGGCTGGATCACAGGGCACACTTATGTGGTTTATGGACCTTTAGCTTGTGGGGCGACGACTTTGATACTAGAAGGCACGATGTCTTATCCGGATTATGGGAGATGGTGGAGGATGATAGAAGAATACCGTGTGGATAAATTCTACACTTCCCCTACCGCTATAAGAATGTTGCATGCCAAAGGTGAAAACGAACCCTCAAAGTATAATTTAGAGTCGCTCAAAGTTTTAGGAACGGTGGGAGAGCCCATTAACCCTACAGCATGGAAATGGTTTTATGAAAAAATCGGCAACTCAAAATGCAGCATCGTGGATACTTGGTGGCAGACAGAAACAGGCGGGCACATCATCAGCCCTTTACCGGGAGCTACGCCTATAAAAGCCAGTTGTGCGACTTTGCCTTTGCCTGGAATCCATGCGGAAGTTTTAAACGAAGACGGCACTAAAACAAAGCCTGGAGAGCAAGGGTTTTTATGCATCACTAAGCCATGGCCTTCTATGATAAGAAACATTTGGGGCGATGGAAAACGATACATTGATAGCTATTTTTCTCAAATCAAGTTGAATGGGGAATATGTTTACCTCTCTGGAGATGGCGCTATCGTGGATGAAAACGGATACATCACTATTATTGGGCGCACAGATGATATTGTGAATGTGAGTGGGCATAGGATTGGCACGGCTGAAGTGGAGAGCGCTATTTCTAAACATGAAATGGTGGTTGAATGCGCGGTAGTGGGTATCCCTGATGCGATTAAAGGAGAGGGCTTGTTTGCGTTTGTGGTGCTGTGCGATGGGGCTAAATGCAATCTTGGCGAGAGTTTAGAATTGTTAAAAGAAATGAATCATATCTTATCCGTTGAGATTGGAAAGATCGCGAAATTAGACAATGTCATGTATGTGCCGGGTTTGCCTAAAACCAGAAGCGGGAAAATCATGAGAAGGCTTTTGAAATCCATCGCCAAAAAAGAGCCTATCACTCAAGATTTAAGCACGCTAGAAGATGTGAATGTAGTTAAAGAAATAATGAGTATCGCTCAAATGGAGGAGTGA
- a CDS encoding DNA-binding response regulator produces MRVLLIEKNSVLGGEIEKGLNAKGFMADVTESLEDGEYLMDIRNYDLVIVSDKNALSFVSRIKEKHSSIVVLVSSDNPTSEEEVHAFEQGADDYIAKPYRSIKALVARIEARLRFWGSNVIEIGDLTISPDEEKIIYKGREVEVKGKPFEVLTHLARHRDQIVSKEQLLDAIWEEPEMVTPNVIEVAINQIRQKMDKPLGISTVETVRRRGYRFCYPKPACEE; encoded by the coding sequence ATGCGCGTTCTACTGATTGAAAAAAATTCTGTTTTAGGCGGAGAAATTGAAAAGGGCTTAAATGCTAAAGGCTTTATGGCTGATGTAACAGAGAGTTTAGAGGATGGGGAATATCTTATGGATATTAGGAATTATGACTTGGTTATAGTTAGCGATAAAAATGCTTTAAGTTTTGTTTCTAGAATCAAGGAAAAGCATTCTTCTATTGTTGTTTTAGTTTCTTCGGATAACCCTACAAGCGAGGAAGAAGTCCATGCGTTTGAACAAGGCGCGGACGATTACATCGCTAAACCTTATCGCAGCATTAAGGCTTTAGTCGCAAGGATTGAGGCTCGTTTGAGATTTTGGGGCTCTAATGTGATTGAAATTGGGGATTTGACCATTAGCCCTGATGAAGAAAAGATTATTTACAAGGGGCGTGAAGTTGAAGTTAAAGGGAAGCCTTTTGAAGTGCTTACCCATCTTGCCAGACATAGGGATCAAATCGTCTCCAAAGAACAGCTTTTAGACGCTATTTGGGAAGAGCCTGAAATGGTTACCCCTAATGTCATTGAAGTGGCTATCAATCAAATCCGCCAAAAAATGGATAAACCCTTGGGGATTTCCACGGTTGAAACCGTAAGGCGCAGAGGCTATCGTTTTTGCTACCCAAAACCGGCGTGTGAAGAATAA
- a CDS encoding 3',5'-cyclic-nucleotide phosphodiesterase — translation MMQVYHLSHIDLDGYACQLVSKQFFKNIQCYNANYGREVSARIYEILNAIAQSKESKSLILISDLNLNLNEAQYLQDKIQEHRLQNKNIQIQLLDHHISGKEVAESFHWYFLDTNRCATKIVYEFLKKHYAILEPKNTAWLEPLVEMVNSVDIWDTQGYGFELGKVCMRMITQSSELNRFMFDDENRDYKLKLLEEVKNYLFLENAPVAYDNDLFKLKKIALGGDPDTETMDNISSNAQTRLLSLKKHDCSVYYQDKKGFLSYSMGGISVLANLFLTQNPDFDFYMDVNAKGNVSLRANGNCDVCELSQMCFNGGGHRNASGGKIDGFRESFNYRDIKEQIEEIFNNA, via the coding sequence ATGATGCAAGTTTATCACCTTTCACACATTGATTTAGACGGCTATGCATGCCAGCTTGTTTCAAAACAATTTTTTAAAAATATCCAATGCTATAACGCTAATTACGGGCGTGAAGTTTCAGCGAGGATTTATGAGATTTTAAACGCAATCGCTCAATCTAAAGAGAGTAAATCCCTTATTTTGATTAGCGATTTGAATTTGAATTTAAACGAAGCGCAGTATTTGCAAGATAAAATCCAAGAACACCGCTTGCAAAATAAAAACATTCAAATCCAGCTTTTAGATCACCATATCAGCGGTAAGGAAGTGGCTGAGAGTTTCCATTGGTATTTTTTAGACACGAACCGCTGCGCGACTAAAATCGTGTATGAGTTTTTGAAAAAGCATTACGCGATTTTAGAGCCAAAAAACACAGCATGGCTAGAGCCTTTAGTGGAAATGGTCAATTCTGTGGATATTTGGGACACGCAAGGTTATGGCTTTGAATTAGGCAAGGTGTGTATGCGCATGATCACTCAAAGCTCTGAATTGAATCGTTTCATGTTTGATGATGAGAACCGCGATTATAAATTAAAGCTTTTAGAAGAAGTTAAAAACTATTTGTTTTTAGAAAATGCCCCCGTAGCCTATGATAATGATTTGTTCAAACTTAAAAAAATCGCTCTGGGGGGCGACCCTGATACAGAAACGATGGACAATATCTCTTCAAACGCGCAAACGCGTTTGCTCTCTTTAAAAAAGCATGATTGCAGCGTTTATTACCAGGATAAGAAAGGGTTTTTAAGTTATTCTATGGGGGGTATTAGCGTGTTGGCTAACCTTTTTTTAACGCAAAATCCGGATTTTGATTTTTATATGGATGTGAACGCTAAAGGGAATGTGAGCTTAAGGGCGAATGGGAATTGCGATGTGTGCGAACTCAGTCAAATGTGTTTTAATGGGGGCGGGCATAGGAATGCAAGCGGAGGCAAGATTGATGGCTTTAGGGAGAGTTTCAATTATAGGGACATTAAAGAACAAATTGAAGAAATCTTCAACAACGCTTAA
- a CDS encoding DUF448 domain-containing protein gives MMEFLLRKTEIKIRMCVVCRMRQPQKGLLRLKSFENQIVEFDGKGRSFYVCENCLKNGEKKLLKAISKIKNAPKDTKNIINWIKERSIA, from the coding sequence ATGATGGAGTTCTTATTGAGAAAGACTGAAATTAAAATCCGCATGTGCGTGGTGTGCAGAATGCGCCAACCTCAAAAGGGTTTGTTGCGCTTGAAAAGTTTTGAAAATCAAATTGTGGAGTTTGACGGGAAGGGTCGTAGTTTTTATGTGTGTGAAAATTGTTTGAAAAATGGAGAAAAAAAGTTGTTGAAAGCGATTTCAAAAATAAAGAACGCCCCAAAAGATACCAAAAATATTATTAATTGGATTAAGGAGAGAAGCATAGCATGA
- a CDS encoding tRNA threonylcarbamoyladenosine biosynthesis protein TsaB, whose protein sequence is MYQNNFLCTSYTSKSKTSEALVEVFSQLFKDFKNPTLPAIKGVYYAKGPGSFTSLKLTHVFLHTLALIHDFELYSTTGFDFNDNTPILAYANKYFVSKETESLTDFKDLKIAPKDFKLPSFLEKDKFTQLNTPFYILPPI, encoded by the coding sequence GTGTATCAAAACAATTTTTTATGCACTTCTTACACTTCCAAATCAAAAACAAGCGAAGCTTTAGTGGAAGTTTTTTCACAATTATTCAAAGATTTTAAAAACCCTACTTTACCGGCGATTAAGGGAGTTTATTACGCTAAAGGGCCAGGGAGTTTCACTAGCTTAAAACTCACGCATGTTTTCTTACACACTTTGGCTTTAATCCATGACTTTGAACTCTATTCCACCACAGGCTTTGATTTTAACGACAACACGCCCATTTTGGCGTATGCCAATAAATACTTTGTTTCAAAAGAAACAGAAAGCTTGACCGATTTTAAAGATTTGAAAATTGCGCCAAAAGATTTCAAGTTGCCCTCTTTTTTAGAGAAAGACAAATTCACCCAATTGAACACGCCGTTTTACATTTTACCTCCTATTTAG
- a CDS encoding metallophosphoesterase codes for MLISIAFLLVLCLLNYSSFRMLKSFLTLKKISRYAYLGFFILLSAGEAAFVFYRNTMPSHLFVLTSACSFVSFIVFVFSLSFYGFSYSIEKIDFLPSRRKGLKNFLKLGFYLALLGYFWRGFYEGLARPKIKETPIYLDKLDKELKIILLTDMHVGNLLQKDFVDYIVEEVNQKEVDMVLIGGDLVDENIEKIKSFLLPLNNLKSTHGTFYVPGNHEYYHGIEPILSFLDTLNLTILGNECVNLGGINLCGVYDYFARKHQNFAPDIDKALKKRNESKPTILLAHQPKQIRSLKESHSIDLVLSGHTHAGQIFPFSLLVKLAQTYLYGLYKHSDTTQIYVSSGAGYWGVPLRFLAPSEIAYLRLLPKNQA; via the coding sequence ATGCTGATTTCCATAGCGTTTTTATTGGTTTTATGTCTTTTGAATTATAGTTCTTTTAGGATGTTAAAATCGTTTTTAACCCTAAAGAAAATCTCTCGATACGCTTATTTGGGGTTTTTCATCCTTTTGAGCGCGGGCGAGGCGGCTTTTGTTTTTTATAGGAATACCATGCCTAGCCATTTGTTTGTTTTGACTTCGGCGTGTTCGTTTGTATCCTTTATTGTGTTTGTTTTTTCTTTGAGTTTTTACGGGTTTTCTTACTCCATAGAAAAAATAGATTTCTTACCTTCAAGGCGTAAAGGTTTAAAAAATTTTTTAAAATTGGGGTTTTATCTGGCGTTATTAGGGTATTTTTGGCGCGGGTTTTATGAGGGGTTGGCCCGCCCTAAAATCAAAGAAACCCCTATTTATTTGGATAAGCTAGACAAGGAATTAAAGATTATTTTACTCACAGACATGCATGTGGGGAATTTGTTGCAAAAAGATTTTGTTGATTACATTGTAGAAGAAGTCAATCAAAAAGAAGTGGATATGGTGCTGATTGGGGGGGATTTAGTGGATGAAAACATTGAAAAAATCAAATCTTTTTTACTGCCTTTAAACAACCTTAAAAGCACGCATGGCACTTTTTATGTGCCAGGAAATCATGAGTATTATCATGGCATAGAGCCGATTTTATCGTTTCTTGACACGCTTAATTTAACGATTTTAGGGAATGAGTGCGTGAATCTAGGGGGGATCAATTTGTGCGGCGTGTATGATTATTTCGCACGAAAGCATCAAAATTTTGCCCCTGATATTGACAAAGCTTTAAAAAAGCGCAATGAGAGTAAGCCCACGATCCTTTTAGCCCACCAGCCCAAACAAATTAGAAGCCTCAAAGAAAGCCACTCTATAGATTTAGTGCTTTCAGGGCATACCCATGCGGGGCAAATCTTTCCTTTTAGCCTTTTAGTCAAGCTGGCGCAAACCTATTTATATGGTTTATACAAGCACAGCGACACCACTCAAATTTATGTGAGCAGTGGGGCAGGGTATTGGGGTGTTCCTTTAAGGTTTTTAGCCCCTAGCGAGATCGCATACCTTAGGCTTTTACCTAAAAATCAAGCTTAG
- a CDS encoding ribosome maturation factor RimP, with protein MTKRIEEKIEGVIESLGYLLYDVSLVKENEQHVLRVSLKNPNGAVSLDICQQVSEVISPLLDVCDFIQDAYILEVSSMGLERTLKTPKHFKLSLGEKVEVKLINKESFQATLKDANDLSADFELENHAIKSVEYKDLKKVKTLFEW; from the coding sequence ATGACTAAAAGAATAGAAGAGAAAATAGAGGGCGTGATTGAAAGCTTGGGATACTTGCTTTATGATGTGAGCTTGGTTAAAGAAAACGAGCAGCATGTTTTAAGGGTGAGCCTTAAAAACCCTAATGGGGCGGTTAGCTTGGATATTTGCCAGCAAGTGAGCGAGGTGATTTCGCCCTTATTAGATGTGTGCGATTTTATTCAAGACGCTTATATTTTGGAAGTGAGCTCTATGGGGTTAGAAAGAACGCTTAAAACCCCCAAACATTTCAAGCTTTCTTTAGGCGAAAAAGTGGAAGTCAAACTCATCAATAAAGAAAGCTTTCAAGCTACCCTTAAAGACGCTAACGATTTGAGTGCGGATTTTGAATTAGAGAATCACGCTATCAAAAGCGTGGAGTATAAGGATTTAAAGAAAGTTAAAACGCTTTTTGAGTGGTGA
- the rbfA gene encoding 30S ribosome-binding factor RbfA, which translates to MNAHKERLESNLLELLQEALASLNDGELNSLSVTKVECSKGKHHAHVFVLASDYKILSKLKKAEGLIRQFVLQASGWFKCPKLSFVLDNSLEKQLRLDAIFNEIAKGKDND; encoded by the coding sequence ATGAACGCTCATAAAGAACGCTTGGAATCCAATCTTTTAGAATTATTACAAGAAGCTTTAGCGAGTTTGAATGATGGCGAGTTGAATTCTTTAAGCGTTACTAAAGTGGAATGCTCTAAAGGGAAGCACCATGCTCATGTGTTTGTGCTTGCATCAGATTATAAGATCCTTTCTAAATTGAAAAAAGCTGAGGGTTTGATCAGGCAATTTGTTTTGCAAGCGAGCGGGTGGTTTAAATGCCCAAAACTCAGTTTTGTTTTAGACAATAGCTTAGAAAAGCAGCTCCGCCTAGACGCCATATTCAATGAAATCGCTAAAGGGAAAGATAATGACTAA
- the lpxC gene encoding UDP-3-O-[3-hydroxymyristoyl] N-acetylglucosamine deacetylase — MKQTTINHSVELVGIGLHKGVPVKLVLDPLEENQGIVFYRSDLGVKLPLKPENIVDTKMATVLGKDNARISTIEHLLSAIHAYGIDNLKISVDNEEIPIMDGSALTYCMLLDEAGIKELDAPKKVMEIKRAVEVREGDKFVKIEPDSQLSLNFTIDFNHPVIAKQAHHFIFSKTAYKEQVAKARTFGFLQEVNYLRSIGLAKGGSLNNCIVLDENSILNKEGLRCEKEFVCHKILDAMGDLMVLGMPVMGKYTSFSGSHKLNSMLVKAILADAKNYEVLIATDPAKEFALQKAFA, encoded by the coding sequence ATGAAACAAACAACCATTAACCACTCTGTAGAATTAGTAGGGATAGGTCTACACAAGGGCGTTCCTGTGAAGCTTGTTTTAGATCCATTAGAAGAAAATCAAGGCATCGTTTTTTACCGCTCTGATTTAGGCGTGAAGCTCCCCTTAAAACCTGAAAACATCGTGGATACCAAAATGGCAACCGTGTTGGGTAAGGATAACGCTAGGATTTCTACGATTGAGCATTTGCTTTCAGCTATCCATGCGTATGGTATTGACAATCTTAAAATCTCTGTGGATAACGAAGAGATCCCTATCATGGATGGGAGTGCTTTGACTTATTGCATGCTTTTAGATGAAGCGGGGATTAAAGAGTTAGACGCTCCTAAAAAGGTGATGGAAATCAAGCGAGCCGTTGAGGTTAGAGAAGGCGATAAATTTGTTAAAATTGAGCCAGACAGCCAACTTTCTTTGAATTTCACGATTGATTTTAACCATCCGGTTATCGCTAAGCAAGCCCATCATTTCATCTTTAGTAAAACCGCTTACAAAGAGCAAGTCGCTAAAGCCCGCACCTTTGGGTTTTTGCAAGAAGTGAATTACTTGCGATCCATTGGTTTGGCTAAAGGGGGGAGCTTGAATAATTGTATCGTGCTGGATGAAAACAGCATCTTGAATAAAGAGGGTTTGAGATGCGAAAAGGAATTCGTGTGCCACAAGATTTTAGACGCTATGGGGGATCTAATGGTTTTAGGCATGCCTGTGATGGGCAAATACACTTCTTTTTCAGGTAGCCACAAGCTCAATTCCATGCTGGTTAAAGCCATTTTAGCAGACGCTAAAAATTACGAAGTTTTGATCGCTACAGATCCGGCTAAAGAATTTGCGTTGCAAAAGGCTTTCGCTTAA